From a region of the Enterobacter sp. JBIWA008 genome:
- the malX gene encoding maltose/glucose-specific PTS transporter subunit IIBC, with the protein MTAKAAQKISLWEFFQQLGKTFMLPVALLSFCGIMLGIGSSLSSKDVITLIPFLGTPVLQAIFIWMSKVGSFAFSFLPVMFCIAIPLGLARENKGVAAFAGFVGYAVMNLAVNFWLTAKGILPTTDAAVLKANNIQSVIGIQSIDTGILGAVIAGVIIWMLHERFHNIRLPDALAFFGGTRFVPIVTLVVMGLFGLIIPLIWPVFAMGINGIGRIINGAGDFGPMIFGTGERLLLPFGLQHILVALIRFTEAGGTMEVCGHDVSGALTIFQAQLSCPTTHGFSESATRFLSQGKMPAFLGGLPGAALAMYHCARPENRHKIKGLLISGVIACVVGGTTEPIEFLFLFVAPVLYLIHAVLTGLGFTVMAVLGVTIGNTDGNVIDFVVFGILHGLSTKWYLVPVVAAIWFAVYYGIFRFAITRFNLKTPGRDTDTASSVEQAVAGTVGKSGYNTPAILAALGGADNITSLDNCITRLRLSVADMSKVDTNALKANRAIGVVQLNQHNLQVVIGPQVQSVKDELATLMRTVEA; encoded by the coding sequence ATGACGGCGAAAGCAGCACAAAAAATATCGCTGTGGGAATTTTTCCAGCAACTGGGTAAAACCTTTATGCTGCCCGTGGCACTCCTCTCGTTCTGCGGGATCATGCTTGGGATCGGCAGCTCGCTGAGCAGTAAAGACGTCATCACGCTGATCCCGTTCCTCGGTACCCCGGTGCTGCAGGCGATCTTCATCTGGATGAGTAAAGTTGGCTCCTTTGCGTTTAGCTTCCTGCCCGTGATGTTCTGTATCGCTATCCCGCTGGGCCTGGCGCGCGAAAACAAAGGCGTCGCGGCGTTTGCCGGCTTTGTGGGTTACGCCGTGATGAACCTGGCGGTTAACTTCTGGCTGACCGCGAAAGGCATTTTGCCGACCACCGACGCTGCCGTGCTGAAAGCCAACAACATTCAGAGCGTGATTGGTATCCAGTCTATTGATACCGGGATCCTCGGCGCGGTGATCGCCGGGGTCATTATCTGGATGCTGCACGAGCGCTTCCATAATATCCGGCTGCCGGATGCCCTGGCCTTCTTCGGCGGTACCCGCTTCGTGCCGATTGTTACCCTGGTGGTCATGGGCCTGTTCGGTTTAATCATCCCGCTAATCTGGCCGGTCTTTGCGATGGGCATCAACGGCATTGGCCGCATCATCAACGGCGCGGGAGATTTTGGTCCGATGATCTTCGGCACCGGCGAGCGTCTGCTGCTGCCGTTTGGCCTGCAGCATATCCTGGTGGCTCTGATTCGCTTCACCGAAGCGGGCGGCACCATGGAGGTGTGCGGTCACGATGTGAGCGGTGCGCTGACCATCTTCCAGGCGCAGCTGAGCTGCCCGACTACCCACGGCTTCTCGGAAAGCGCCACCCGCTTCCTGTCCCAGGGTAAAATGCCTGCCTTCCTCGGCGGCCTGCCGGGTGCCGCGCTGGCGATGTACCACTGCGCGCGCCCGGAAAACCGTCATAAAATTAAAGGCCTGCTGATTTCCGGCGTGATTGCCTGCGTCGTGGGCGGTACGACCGAGCCAATCGAATTCCTGTTCCTGTTCGTCGCACCGGTGCTGTACCTCATCCACGCCGTGCTGACCGGTCTGGGCTTTACCGTGATGGCAGTGCTCGGCGTGACCATCGGCAACACCGACGGCAACGTGATCGACTTCGTGGTGTTCGGGATCCTGCACGGTTTGTCCACCAAGTGGTACCTGGTGCCGGTCGTGGCGGCTATCTGGTTTGCGGTTTACTACGGCATCTTCCGCTTCGCCATCACCCGCTTTAATCTCAAAACGCCTGGCCGCGATACCGATACGGCGAGCAGCGTTGAACAGGCGGTTGCCGGGACCGTGGGCAAATCCGGCTATAACACCCCTGCCATTCTGGCGGCGCTGGGCGGCGCGGATAACATCACCTCGCTGGATAACTGCATTACCCGCCTGCGTCTGTCGGTGGCGGATATGTCAAAAGTGGATACCAACGCCCTGAAAGCCAACCGGGCCATCGGCGTGGTACAGTTAAATCAGCACAATTTGCAGGTGGTTATCGGCCCGCAGGTACAGTCGGTGAAGGATGAGCTGGCAACCCTGATGCGAACAGTTGAAGCCTGA
- a CDS encoding MalY/PatB family protein, giving the protein MFDFSTVVDRHGTWCTQWDYVADRFGAADLLPFTISDMDFATAPCITDALHQRINHGVLGYSRWKNDEFLAAVAHWFQQRFNSQIDTESVVYGPSVIYMVSELIRLWSNPGDGVVVHTPAYDAFYKAIEGNARHVVPVEMEKHAAGWQGNMAALEAALAKPENKILLLCSPQNPTGKVWTREELTQMAGLCARYDVAVISDEIHMDMVWSEHRHTPWNEVARGKWALLTSGSKSFNIPALTGAYGLIGDEESRNGYLSALKGRDGLSSPSVLALTAHIAAYQQGAPWLDALRGYLEENLLYIAQEVNRAFPKLNWQPPEATYLAWIDLRPLNIDDRALQKVLIEQQKVAIMPGYTYGKEGNGFVRLNAGSPRSKLEQGVQRLIAGINALL; this is encoded by the coding sequence ATGTTTGATTTTTCTACCGTCGTGGATCGACACGGCACCTGGTGTACGCAGTGGGACTACGTCGCCGACCGCTTTGGTGCGGCCGATCTGCTGCCCTTCACCATATCTGATATGGATTTCGCCACCGCGCCCTGCATTACCGACGCGCTTCATCAGCGCATTAATCACGGAGTGTTGGGCTACAGCCGCTGGAAGAACGATGAGTTTCTCGCCGCCGTCGCGCACTGGTTCCAGCAGCGCTTTAACAGCCAGATTGATACGGAATCCGTCGTTTATGGTCCTTCCGTTATCTACATGGTGTCAGAGTTGATTCGTCTCTGGTCAAACCCCGGCGACGGCGTAGTGGTTCACACCCCGGCATACGACGCGTTTTACAAAGCTATTGAAGGGAATGCGCGTCATGTGGTGCCCGTGGAGATGGAAAAGCATGCCGCAGGCTGGCAGGGAAATATGGCTGCGTTAGAAGCGGCACTCGCGAAACCTGAAAACAAAATTTTGCTGCTGTGCAGCCCGCAAAACCCGACCGGCAAGGTCTGGACGCGGGAGGAATTGACGCAGATGGCGGGGCTGTGCGCACGCTATGACGTGGCGGTGATCAGCGATGAAATACATATGGATATGGTGTGGAGTGAGCATCGCCACACGCCGTGGAACGAGGTGGCGCGCGGCAAATGGGCGCTTCTCACCTCCGGCTCGAAAAGCTTTAATATTCCGGCGCTGACGGGCGCTTACGGCCTGATTGGCGATGAAGAGAGCCGTAACGGTTACCTCAGCGCGCTAAAAGGTCGGGACGGACTCTCTTCCCCTTCCGTTCTGGCGCTGACGGCGCATATCGCCGCCTATCAGCAGGGAGCGCCGTGGCTGGATGCCCTGCGGGGGTATCTGGAAGAGAATTTGTTGTATATCGCGCAGGAAGTAAACCGCGCTTTTCCGAAACTGAACTGGCAGCCGCCCGAAGCGACCTACCTGGCCTGGATTGACCTGCGCCCGCTGAACATTGACGATCGGGCGCTGCAAAAAGTGCTGATCGAACAGCAAAAAGTCGCCATTATGCCGGGATATACCTACGGCAAAGAGGGAAACGGCTTTGTTCGCCTGAACGCAGGCTCTCCGCGCAGCAAGCTGGAACAAGGCGTTCAACGCCTCATCGCCGGGATTAACGCACTCCTGTAA